From Malaciobacter mytili LMG 24559:
ATTTTATTTGGTTTTGAATTTAGTTTATTTAGTTTCATATCTTCAAGTAGTAAAATATTATTTTTGCATAAAAATTCTATATGTGCTTTTCTTCCCATTTGTCTATCAAGATAGCTAGAGATAGAAAGCATATCAAAACCTAATACTCTAAGGTTTTTAAATTTTTTTCTTAATATATTTGCTAAGATAGGTTTTACTATTGGTTGTTCCATAATATACTTTTTAGTTCCTCTATACTCTTCAAAACCTGTTTTAACAATCAATATTTCAATATTGCAATCAAGTAAATCTAATTTAGAAACTAATTGATCAAATGAAGACTCAATAAAACCTACATTATTAAATAACCAAAAATCATCATTATAATTATTTAGACTTTTTCCATTATTACAAAAATGCTTAGGAAAATCAATATGCGTACCAATATGATTGGACATATTTATAAAAAGTGAATTAGAAGTAGCACCTTCACTTATAGAAGAAGATTTAATAATACTAATTTGT
This genomic window contains:
- a CDS encoding cyclase family protein → MILSHIIDNDSPVYGNKKEQISIIKSSSISEGATSNSLFINMSNHIGTHIDFPKHFCNNGKSLNNYNDDFWLFNNVGFIESSFDQLVSKLDLLDCNIEILIVKTGFEEYRGTKKYIMEQPIVKPILANILRKKFKNLRVLGFDMLSISSYLDRQMGRKAHIEFLCKNNILLLEDMKLNKLNSKPNKIIVGPLLINEADGVPCFVYST